Proteins encoded within one genomic window of Nitrospira sp.:
- a CDS encoding glycosyltransferase yields MSESTVCSRIEKRRVAVVYHFFAHYRAAIMQTLLASEAIDYFLISDLHEPSNEIEAWEPPKDRWRWSPCFRLGANFIWQKGLLRLAMQPETDAIIFLGNANFLSTWCSAGLARLLGKRVLFWTHGWVRDERGLKRLVRNLFYRLAHGLLLYGNRAKAIGIRNGFPKENLYVIYNSLDYRHQSELREAIERSRLSSIRNQFFKNAACPVLICTGRLNKLKRIDLLLDAMFLLLDEGLHTSLLLVGEGPEEAALRARALERGLSVHFFGACYEEERLAELIMSANLTVSPGQVGLTAMHSLAYGVPVVTHDDVHNQMPESEAIVPGKTGDLFRHGDVVDLAEVLKRWIHRPWPDATARQECIAIMERFYNPQYQANIIARAVAGCPAEGQT; encoded by the coding sequence ATGAGTGAATCGACGGTTTGCTCTCGTATTGAAAAGCGGCGCGTTGCAGTTGTCTATCACTTTTTTGCCCATTACCGCGCGGCGATCATGCAGACGCTGCTAGCGTCGGAGGCCATCGATTATTTCTTGATAAGCGATTTACATGAACCCAGTAACGAGATCGAGGCATGGGAGCCGCCCAAGGATCGATGGCGTTGGTCTCCTTGCTTTAGACTCGGCGCGAATTTCATTTGGCAAAAGGGGTTGTTGCGCCTCGCGATGCAACCAGAAACGGACGCAATAATTTTTCTGGGGAATGCGAATTTTTTAAGTACGTGGTGTTCGGCTGGCCTGGCGAGGCTGCTGGGGAAGCGAGTTTTATTTTGGACGCACGGGTGGGTGAGGGATGAGCGTGGCCTGAAACGGCTTGTTAGGAATTTGTTTTATAGGCTCGCACACGGTTTATTGCTGTACGGCAATAGGGCGAAAGCGATTGGAATAAGAAACGGGTTTCCCAAGGAGAACCTCTACGTCATTTATAACAGTTTGGACTATAGACATCAGAGTGAATTAAGAGAGGCCATCGAACGGTCCCGCCTTTCCAGCATTCGAAACCAGTTTTTTAAGAATGCTGCCTGCCCAGTCCTAATATGCACCGGGAGATTGAACAAACTAAAACGCATAGACCTCTTGCTTGACGCCATGTTTTTGTTGCTCGATGAGGGCCTCCACACCTCTCTCCTACTAGTGGGAGAAGGGCCAGAAGAAGCGGCATTGAGGGCGAGGGCTTTAGAGCGAGGGCTCAGCGTTCATTTTTTTGGTGCTTGCTATGAGGAGGAACGCCTGGCGGAACTGATCATGTCCGCGAATCTAACAGTGTCTCCAGGGCAGGTCGGTTTGACCGCGATGCACAGCCTGGCCTATGGAGTTCCCGTGGTGACACATGACGATGTGCACAATCAGATGCCTGAGTCGGAAGCTATTGTTCCAGGAAAAACAGGGGACCTGTTTCGGCATGGTGATGTAGTGGATCTGGCAGAGGTATTAAAACGATGGATCCATCGCCCATGGCCAGACGCGACGGCACGGCAAGAGTGCATTGCGATAATGGAGAGGTTTTACAACCCGCAGTATCAGGCGAATATCATTGCGCGTGCTGTGGCGGGTTGCCCTGCTGAAGGCCAAACTTGA
- a CDS encoding O-antigen ligase family protein has translation MVSGTIGLLAYGSICFFLVVVSIKHPAVAIAGVLCMFGLEQWGQATTRFFAHHQSATNLLIGGILVFALTIQFIRKGLDLFKGYPAIGWLTMAFFLYAFASTQWAPRPDLSLNLWASRWPYLVTIILLCPLLITEARDIHAANAGLALIGGILSVLLLFFVKWDSRRIVLDGNLGNPLAIAAMAGLVVIILILTEPWPRSAVSFPLKWAFVALALALIVRSGSRGQLLAVLVACLLCWPISRGLRNVKQFAVLALVVLFISVAIGWTMQEFWGKEVASGKGRWNEQSAQQDVSGRLDNALLMVELAAETPTTFIFGLGNSAAYDHRILGIYPHFLPLEVLAEEGVFGFALYAVIFLLTLRSSYRALHLSQGDSDFKMLVAGLLGMYLFTVILSLKQGSLLVNLEPFMLGIGLGRFEKVLARRGSNAQSPTEVSSLSFGYLSNQASS, from the coding sequence ATGGTCTCTGGTACGATCGGGCTACTTGCATATGGAAGCATCTGTTTCTTCCTCGTTGTTGTCTCCATCAAGCATCCCGCTGTGGCAATAGCAGGTGTCCTGTGCATGTTCGGGTTAGAGCAGTGGGGGCAAGCGACTACGAGATTTTTCGCTCATCATCAGAGCGCAACAAATCTGCTAATTGGTGGAATTCTAGTATTCGCTCTCACGATTCAATTCATCCGAAAAGGATTAGATCTTTTTAAGGGATACCCCGCAATCGGTTGGCTCACCATGGCATTTTTTCTCTATGCATTTGCGTCTACTCAGTGGGCACCTCGCCCAGATCTTAGTTTGAATCTGTGGGCAAGCCGCTGGCCGTACCTTGTTACCATTATATTGCTGTGTCCTTTGTTGATTACTGAGGCTCGAGACATCCATGCAGCAAATGCTGGATTGGCGCTGATTGGAGGAATTCTGTCCGTGCTCTTACTCTTCTTTGTGAAGTGGGACTCACGGCGAATAGTGCTTGATGGCAATTTAGGAAATCCACTTGCCATTGCCGCAATGGCGGGCCTGGTGGTGATAATTCTCATTCTGACTGAGCCCTGGCCACGATCCGCTGTGTCGTTTCCCCTAAAGTGGGCATTCGTCGCGCTGGCATTGGCGTTGATTGTGCGCTCAGGCTCTCGCGGACAATTGCTAGCAGTACTGGTAGCTTGCCTCTTGTGCTGGCCAATTAGTCGTGGACTCAGAAACGTGAAGCAATTTGCTGTTCTTGCCCTGGTAGTACTGTTTATCAGCGTCGCGATCGGTTGGACCATGCAAGAATTTTGGGGAAAAGAGGTTGCAAGCGGAAAGGGAAGATGGAACGAACAATCCGCCCAACAGGATGTTTCCGGGCGGCTTGACAATGCTTTGCTAATGGTAGAACTCGCCGCTGAAACACCAACCACCTTTATCTTTGGCCTCGGCAATTCAGCAGCCTACGACCATCGCATACTCGGAATTTATCCGCATTTTCTACCGTTAGAGGTGCTCGCCGAAGAAGGCGTGTTCGGCTTTGCTTTGTACGCAGTGATCTTCCTCCTGACGCTTCGTTCTTCCTACAGGGCACTTCATTTGTCGCAAGGTGATTCGGATTTTAAAATGCTCGTGGCTGGCCTTCTCGGCATGTATCTGTTCACAGTCATCCTTTCGCTCAAGCAGGGAAGTCTACTGGTTAATCTTGAACCCTTTATGTTGGGGATCGGGCTGGGACGATTCGAGAAAGTCCTGGCAAGAAGAGGCTCCAATGCCCAATCCCCAACCGAGGTTTCCAGTCTTTCTTTTGGATATCTGTCCAACCAGGCGTCGTCGTAA
- a CDS encoding oligosaccharide flippase family protein produces the protein MLFNTGAAKILGVSAQITLGWLLSHDDFALYAIAVSVTSFTALLSDNGLRNFLIQKQGDYDRFKGPVFWLSLTLNVAAGAVILCIAPALAHAYKEPGLQVVLAVIACASVVATPATVLSAKLRIGLEFRILSLIQISSSVIRCVGMVGLAWYGLGPLSFVLPVIVSSVCESIAIWWITRLTPWLDPTGYQQWPYILGQTKWILLSACATGIFNNGLYFTLGFFVSKSVLGVYYFAYQFVVQIGLLLSHNLFQVLFPAFSQLTHDPQRSRLALERSLQLATWLAAPTLAVIAIYDPLEALVWQGKWLESVQPVQILCVFYPITVVLSVVNASQAALGHFQQMAVMMLLLAAATIAGGMVGATLTKNAIGVALGAGSCLFAGSLVYLRSILETSGIATSLVLISLSQRWAIALLSAGISVLMDGFLMTFLTPAVRVLANGLLFVSIFTIASRTIFPRQMLQMAEVMPNRLRTPFVRLMRLSTFECAP, from the coding sequence ATGCTCTTTAATACTGGAGCCGCGAAGATTTTGGGAGTTAGTGCCCAAATCACCCTTGGATGGCTTCTGAGTCACGACGATTTTGCACTATATGCGATTGCCGTTTCTGTCACCTCTTTTACGGCTTTACTATCAGACAATGGACTTCGGAATTTTCTTATTCAAAAACAAGGTGACTACGATCGTTTCAAGGGCCCTGTCTTCTGGCTATCATTGACGCTCAATGTTGCTGCAGGCGCTGTCATATTATGCATTGCTCCCGCTCTAGCCCATGCTTACAAAGAGCCAGGATTGCAAGTTGTTCTTGCGGTAATTGCATGTGCTTCTGTTGTAGCAACTCCAGCCACCGTGCTTTCCGCAAAACTTCGCATCGGGCTTGAGTTCCGCATCTTATCGCTAATACAGATATCCTCTTCCGTTATTCGGTGTGTGGGGATGGTTGGCCTCGCGTGGTATGGTCTCGGGCCATTGAGTTTTGTTTTGCCAGTTATCGTCTCTAGTGTATGCGAGAGTATAGCCATTTGGTGGATCACTCGATTAACGCCCTGGCTCGACCCAACTGGCTACCAACAATGGCCGTATATCCTAGGCCAAACGAAATGGATTCTGCTGAGCGCATGCGCTACTGGTATCTTCAATAACGGCCTCTATTTTACCCTTGGATTCTTTGTGTCTAAGTCGGTACTAGGGGTATATTACTTTGCCTATCAATTCGTCGTACAAATTGGGCTGCTGCTCTCTCACAACCTGTTCCAAGTATTATTCCCGGCATTTTCTCAGCTGACACACGATCCTCAACGATCCAGACTCGCCCTAGAACGTTCGTTGCAGCTGGCAACCTGGTTGGCCGCTCCGACTCTCGCAGTTATCGCCATTTACGACCCACTAGAAGCGCTTGTCTGGCAAGGAAAGTGGCTGGAGTCCGTCCAACCAGTCCAAATTCTATGTGTATTTTACCCAATAACGGTTGTTTTGAGTGTTGTGAATGCTTCTCAGGCGGCACTTGGACACTTCCAACAGATGGCGGTGATGATGCTTCTGCTCGCAGCAGCAACTATTGCAGGCGGAATGGTTGGGGCCACTTTGACAAAGAATGCTATTGGAGTAGCCCTGGGGGCCGGATCCTGCTTATTTGCCGGATCTCTCGTATACCTGAGAAGCATTCTTGAGACCTCCGGGATTGCTACTTCCTTGGTGTTGATTAGTCTGTCTCAGAGGTGGGCGATAGCTTTGCTTTCGGCAGGTATTTCAGTCCTTATGGATGGCTTTCTGATGACGTTCTTAACACCGGCAGTAAGAGTTCTCGCCAACGGCTTGTTGTTCGTATCCATTTTCACGATAGCTAGCAGAACCATTTTCCCCAGGCAAATGCTGCAGATGGCTGAAGTAATGCCAAATCGATTGCGTACTCCTTTCGTCCGCCTAATGAGACTCTCTACGTTTGAATGTGCGCCTTGA
- a CDS encoding class I SAM-dependent methyltransferase, which yields MIAGSAVDLCGTRFELRCCDRCAFQFKSPAISELTLAECYANSSDDLWGKIDADGGQRFRSVRNVLKKFGPARSILDIGCHNGAFLKTLRDEYTLFGVEPSRKAAEKAAANGVHILGQSIFGLDPTLHHFDRITVLDVVEHLLDPMPFLTRARDLLRPGGVLLIQTGDSAAWQWRLERNLHWYCSLPEHVSFYCAATFDFMAAQLGMERLYYRRIRQRRSTLVQRTIETSKNLGFMAANRLRGLRLRRLAQIFLCRRAPVWITARDHMLYACQKPFH from the coding sequence TTGATTGCCGGATCAGCAGTTGATCTATGCGGAACAAGATTTGAACTTCGGTGCTGCGACCGCTGTGCGTTTCAATTTAAAAGTCCGGCGATTTCAGAACTCACGCTCGCGGAGTGTTATGCGAATAGCAGCGACGATTTGTGGGGAAAAATTGATGCAGACGGAGGTCAACGATTCCGTAGTGTCCGCAATGTGCTCAAGAAATTCGGCCCTGCTCGTTCGATACTGGATATCGGGTGCCACAATGGCGCCTTCCTCAAAACGCTACGCGATGAATACACTCTATTTGGAGTTGAGCCAAGCAGGAAGGCTGCGGAGAAAGCGGCAGCGAATGGCGTTCACATTCTTGGTCAATCGATCTTTGGTCTCGATCCCACTCTTCATCACTTCGACAGAATCACCGTACTGGATGTGGTGGAGCACCTTCTTGACCCCATGCCCTTCCTCACACGCGCTCGAGACCTCCTACGTCCAGGAGGTGTGCTCTTGATACAAACAGGAGACTCGGCCGCCTGGCAGTGGCGCTTGGAGCGGAATCTACATTGGTACTGTAGCTTACCAGAGCATGTCAGTTTTTACTGTGCTGCCACTTTTGACTTTATGGCCGCGCAGTTAGGAATGGAACGCCTCTACTACCGAAGAATTCGACAAAGAAGGTCAACACTTGTGCAAAGAACTATTGAGACAAGCAAGAACTTGGGTTTCATGGCAGCAAATAGACTGCGAGGCCTGAGGCTTCGGAGACTTGCGCAAATATTTCTCTGTCGTCGAGCACCAGTCTGGATCACAGCTCGCGATCATATGCTTTATGCATGTCAGAAACCTTTTCACTAA
- a CDS encoding FkbM family methyltransferase, producing MKQNILNRWLPASLKTFLRQCAVELIPSMRHLDMPKRLNHLRSLGVTPKVIYDVGAAQGNWARLAASTWPSAHIVGFEPNLSNQLLLEAARSTLPKFQYFSCLLGACHKTIQYDERGNQTSLYDLTPSSSAKSTAEMLVLDEMVAEKRIPPPDFIKLDVQGYELEVLKGATTLIDKCEAILIEVNFYRVHPKMPTVEEVIEFMRQRGLSWFDVMGILRRPSDDVLGYMDLLFVPSGHRLRQFSGHDWWGYQRQHDGSLREPRL from the coding sequence ATGAAGCAAAATATTTTGAATCGCTGGTTGCCTGCCTCATTGAAAACATTCCTGCGCCAATGTGCAGTCGAACTCATCCCCAGCATGAGACATTTGGATATGCCCAAGCGTTTAAATCACCTGCGGTCTCTTGGTGTGACGCCTAAAGTGATCTACGACGTAGGCGCCGCACAAGGAAATTGGGCAAGACTCGCTGCCTCTACCTGGCCGAGTGCTCACATCGTTGGATTCGAACCGAATCTTTCAAACCAACTCCTTCTCGAAGCTGCACGTAGCACCTTGCCAAAATTTCAGTATTTCTCGTGTCTGCTTGGAGCATGTCACAAGACTATTCAGTATGACGAAAGGGGAAACCAAACAAGTCTCTATGACCTAACCCCCTCTAGCTCAGCTAAGTCAACTGCTGAAATGCTGGTGCTCGACGAAATGGTCGCTGAAAAACGCATCCCTCCACCGGATTTTATTAAATTGGATGTTCAAGGATATGAACTCGAGGTATTGAAAGGAGCTACCACGCTAATTGACAAATGCGAGGCTATACTCATCGAGGTTAATTTTTATCGTGTGCATCCGAAAATGCCAACTGTCGAGGAGGTGATCGAATTCATGAGACAGCGAGGCCTTTCCTGGTTCGACGTCATGGGGATCCTAAGACGGCCATCAGATGATGTGCTTGGCTACATGGACCTGTTGTTTGTCCCTTCTGGCCACCGCCTCAGACAATTTTCAGGACATGATTGGTGGGGGTATCAGCGCCAACACGATGGGAGTCTTCGAGAACCGCGCCTTTAG
- a CDS encoding glycosyltransferase produces the protein MRTLVFELDHTGHRLQFVRVLIEALNPLCKEVILFTSEKAVGSDEYKIHLHEVESFFRLVTHGYTPYGGSFRNALIKLDAFRKALRNERADQLFVPYADGLAQLLGPAKIMGALDLSSKPEIEGIMMRGSFAYPADNWRDRVHAIASLAMTRFLPFEVLHQLDPISFSALKQHGTKFRAKCHIIPEPVEQIRRVNLSDARRQIGVPTDGRYIVGLGSGDIRKGTDLLVRAFCRAELSVNDRLLLMGKIDPPVRHLIESQMKSYVRNGRLILIDRYLSHELFCLGLNAADMICTPYPRHIGSSGIVVRAAALHKPVLASDYGWLGAVVPTFGLGWTCCTSNIEEFAVRIKTALDSAGSYRQPAEATRFVRFHTVANFAAHITARIRTRTGEPLPQGMVSWSEVLSGIDNINPLLV, from the coding sequence ATGCGCACCTTAGTGTTTGAATTAGACCATACTGGCCACAGGTTGCAGTTCGTACGCGTCCTCATCGAGGCGTTGAATCCTCTATGCAAGGAAGTGATTCTCTTCACCAGTGAGAAAGCAGTTGGCTCGGACGAATACAAAATTCATCTACACGAGGTCGAATCATTTTTCCGATTGGTGACACACGGCTACACCCCTTATGGCGGTTCGTTTCGCAACGCTCTTATCAAGCTTGATGCATTTCGAAAAGCCCTGCGGAATGAGCGCGCCGACCAGCTTTTCGTCCCCTACGCAGACGGTCTCGCTCAGCTCCTGGGGCCTGCCAAGATTATGGGGGCCTTGGACTTATCCTCAAAGCCAGAAATAGAGGGAATCATGATGCGAGGCAGCTTTGCCTATCCAGCGGATAATTGGCGCGATCGCGTTCACGCAATCGCATCACTCGCCATGACCCGATTTCTTCCGTTTGAGGTCTTGCATCAACTCGATCCCATCTCATTTTCAGCACTAAAACAACACGGGACAAAATTCAGGGCCAAGTGCCACATTATTCCTGAACCGGTTGAGCAGATTCGACGCGTTAATCTATCCGATGCTCGACGGCAAATCGGCGTTCCTACTGATGGTCGATATATTGTCGGCTTGGGATCGGGAGATATAAGGAAAGGCACTGACTTACTAGTGCGGGCATTTTGTCGTGCAGAACTGAGCGTAAATGACAGACTGTTATTGATGGGAAAGATCGACCCTCCAGTCCGGCATCTGATTGAAAGCCAAATGAAATCGTATGTTCGGAATGGAAGACTAATTCTTATAGATCGGTATTTATCACATGAACTGTTCTGCCTCGGATTGAATGCTGCCGACATGATCTGCACGCCATACCCTCGACACATAGGATCCTCCGGCATCGTTGTGCGTGCAGCGGCTCTACATAAACCTGTGCTGGCTTCTGACTATGGCTGGCTAGGCGCAGTAGTTCCCACATTTGGCCTCGGGTGGACCTGTTGCACCTCTAATATCGAGGAGTTTGCTGTGCGGATTAAGACCGCTTTGGATAGTGCGGGAAGCTATCGACAACCCGCTGAGGCAACTCGATTCGTGCGCTTTCATACCGTCGCCAATTTTGCTGCCCATATTACGGCGCGCATCAGGACGAGAACGGGGGAGCCTCTCCCTCAAGGGATGGTCTCGTGGAGTGAAGTCTTATCAGGCATTGATAACATCAATCCTTTATTGGTTTGA
- the gmd gene encoding GDP-mannose 4,6-dehydratase translates to MKKALITGISGQDGSYLAEFLLAKGYEVHGVIRRSSSFNTGRIDPIYQDPHVPNARLKLVYGDLNDASSLNRILRTIQPDEIYNLGAQSHVRVSFDVPEYTAEITALGTVRLLEAIRESGIQPKFYQASSSEMFGKVQDIPQRETTPFYPRSPYGAAKMYAHWITVNYREAYNLFACSGILFNHESPRRGETFVTRKITRAAARIKLGVQKELFLGNLDAKRDWGFAGDYVHAMWMMLQADQPDDYVIATGETHTVREFLDRAFGHVELDWHDYVKIDPRYYRPTEVDLLIGDASKAKRTLGWEPKVSFDQLVVMMVDADVRAERQTLEGTRGTQVR, encoded by the coding sequence GTGAAAAAAGCCCTCATTACCGGCATCAGCGGGCAAGACGGATCCTACCTCGCCGAGTTTCTCCTCGCGAAAGGGTACGAGGTGCACGGAGTCATCCGCCGTTCGAGTTCGTTTAACACCGGGCGAATCGATCCTATTTACCAAGACCCGCATGTACCCAATGCCCGACTCAAGTTGGTCTATGGCGACCTCAACGATGCGAGTTCGTTGAATAGGATCCTCCGGACGATTCAACCGGACGAAATCTACAACCTGGGAGCACAGAGCCATGTCCGGGTCAGTTTCGATGTCCCGGAATATACGGCGGAGATCACGGCGCTCGGGACGGTACGTCTGCTTGAGGCGATTCGAGAATCCGGGATTCAACCCAAATTTTATCAAGCTTCCTCCAGTGAAATGTTCGGCAAGGTGCAGGACATCCCGCAACGGGAGACCACGCCGTTTTACCCGCGCAGTCCCTATGGCGCGGCCAAGATGTATGCACACTGGATCACCGTGAATTATCGCGAGGCCTACAATCTGTTTGCTTGTAGCGGCATTCTCTTCAACCACGAGTCCCCGCGGCGGGGAGAGACGTTCGTGACCAGAAAAATCACCCGAGCGGCAGCCCGTATTAAATTAGGCGTGCAGAAAGAGTTGTTCCTCGGCAATCTCGATGCCAAACGAGACTGGGGGTTCGCGGGCGACTATGTGCACGCCATGTGGATGATGCTGCAAGCCGACCAGCCGGATGACTACGTCATCGCGACTGGAGAAACTCATACGGTGAGGGAGTTTCTCGACCGTGCATTCGGACATGTGGAATTGGATTGGCACGACTATGTGAAGATCGATCCTCGCTACTATCGGCCGACAGAGGTCGACCTCCTCATCGGTGATGCCTCGAAGGCCAAGCGCACGCTGGGATGGGAGCCGAAAGTCTCCTTCGACCAACTAGTTGTGATGATGGTGGATGCGGATGTGCGGGCAGAGCGGCAGACGTTGGAAGGGACAAGAGGAACACAGGTTCGTTAG
- a CDS encoding alginate lyase family protein — translation MPRTLEASAKALAAGSPEDWWHEARERGLFSLFRLQRQLGSRWLSRSFSEQEIATASFCRSAYPVLPSLPWQCDFDGEAIEELLSGRLSVFGQPWQWTADGSCWHQAPDTGRAWPRRFFPNIPVHTGNPSGDARMIWEPSRLQHLVTLGLIAQKADPPIRARAVAAVESQFLSWVATNPLLSGVHYVAPMECALRLLASCYALDLIRSWMQQPRQVWGALLTLVSGHAELIRKRLALRSPIPHETLAGSAALVHAGSLFPEMEQAERWLAFGLYLLEEETPRHISQDGGSQEQGLGYLHFSSDLYGLVVALLDHQQRPLPEKVRQAFNRSRAFLDEFRTVADDQLPPIGDGECESALSRYLRFPNSGRKRASSLTTFHLSGCSIIRGSSSQRAIFDHGPLGLPPRYAHSHADALSMILQIGTQDVLIDPGSYTYLGDEAWRAYFRGTRGHNTVTVDGLDQAVPEGPLTWSHPFDTHLVYRDETPEGKITVIARHYGYKERLGVVHLRGISYEPSGSWIIWDWLTGSGTHHLALNWHLGCQAVAVEGGYRLEGLDQPLLLTIEGGRSELFAGSVQPAAGWKSSRYGSKEPTPTIRVEHQGPLPHEFMTRIRPVS, via the coding sequence TTGCCTCGAACACTTGAGGCTTCAGCCAAAGCTCTGGCAGCCGGGTCTCCTGAAGACTGGTGGCATGAGGCAAGAGAACGCGGATTGTTCTCTCTCTTTCGACTGCAACGGCAACTGGGTAGCCGGTGGTTGTCCCGCTCGTTTTCGGAACAGGAGATCGCTACGGCCTCGTTTTGCCGAAGCGCCTATCCGGTGCTTCCTTCCCTTCCCTGGCAGTGCGACTTCGATGGGGAGGCGATTGAAGAACTGCTGAGCGGCCGCTTGTCGGTGTTCGGACAGCCCTGGCAATGGACTGCCGACGGATCCTGCTGGCACCAGGCTCCGGACACGGGGCGGGCCTGGCCGCGCCGATTCTTTCCCAACATCCCGGTTCACACGGGCAACCCGAGCGGAGATGCCCGCATGATCTGGGAACCATCACGGCTGCAGCATCTCGTGACGCTGGGCTTGATCGCGCAAAAGGCTGATCCCCCCATTCGGGCGCGTGCGGTCGCGGCAGTGGAATCTCAGTTTCTGTCTTGGGTTGCCACCAATCCCCTCTTGAGCGGCGTGCATTACGTGGCGCCCATGGAATGTGCCTTACGTCTGCTCGCGAGCTGTTATGCATTGGACTTGATTCGTTCATGGATGCAACAGCCTAGACAAGTGTGGGGCGCTCTCCTGACGTTAGTTTCGGGACATGCGGAATTGATCCGGAAGCGTCTGGCGCTTCGTTCTCCGATTCCGCATGAAACGCTGGCGGGATCCGCAGCATTGGTTCATGCCGGCAGTCTCTTTCCAGAGATGGAGCAGGCTGAGCGCTGGTTGGCATTTGGTCTCTATCTGTTGGAGGAGGAGACGCCTCGACACATCAGTCAGGATGGCGGCAGTCAAGAACAGGGACTCGGCTATCTCCATTTCAGCAGCGACCTCTACGGGTTGGTCGTGGCGTTGCTCGACCACCAACAGCGGCCTCTTCCTGAGAAGGTCCGCCAGGCGTTCAACCGCAGCCGCGCGTTTCTCGATGAGTTCCGCACAGTGGCTGACGACCAGTTGCCCCCCATCGGAGACGGTGAATGCGAAAGCGCCCTGTCACGGTACCTTCGCTTTCCCAACTCCGGAAGAAAACGCGCATCCAGCTTGACGACGTTTCACCTCTCGGGCTGCTCCATCATTCGCGGATCGAGTTCCCAGCGGGCGATCTTTGATCACGGGCCGCTCGGTCTGCCGCCGCGGTACGCACATAGCCATGCTGACGCCCTCTCGATGATTCTCCAGATCGGCACGCAGGATGTGTTGATCGATCCTGGCAGCTACACATACCTGGGAGATGAGGCGTGGCGTGCGTATTTCCGCGGCACGCGCGGGCACAATACCGTGACCGTGGATGGATTAGATCAGGCTGTGCCGGAGGGGCCGTTGACCTGGTCACACCCGTTCGACACGCATCTGGTCTATCGAGATGAAACGCCGGAAGGGAAGATCACCGTGATCGCTCGCCACTATGGTTACAAAGAGCGCCTGGGCGTGGTGCATCTGCGGGGAATTTCCTATGAGCCGTCCGGTTCATGGATTATTTGGGATTGGTTGACGGGTAGCGGCACACACCATCTCGCACTGAACTGGCATCTGGGATGCCAGGCGGTTGCGGTGGAAGGTGGGTATCGGTTGGAAGGATTAGACCAGCCTCTTCTGCTGACGATAGAAGGTGGGAGGAGCGAACTGTTTGCTGGTTCTGTCCAACCCGCTGCCGGATGGAAGTCCAGTCGGTATGGGAGCAAGGAGCCGACGCCGACGATCAGAGTCGAGCATCAGGGCCCGCTCCCCCATGAATTCATGACGCGAATACGTCCGGTGTCCTGA
- the wecB gene encoding UDP-N-acetylglucosamine 2-epimerase (non-hydrolyzing) has product MKRIDLIAGARPNFMKIAPIIDALNAARSKGGPLRFRLIHTGQHYDRAMSGSFFEELGIPNPDMNLEVGSGTQAEQTAGIMVGYEKVLAKEKSDLCLVVGDVTSTMACSIVARKMGIPVAHVEGGIRSHDWTMPEEINRVVTDSITNWFFTTSDTANDNLRRVGVTDDRIFFVGNTMIDTLLKQLPRLRQPACWTSLALTPQQYCVVTLHRPANVDGEQQLLGLLQAIADGTQGLPIVFPVHPRTAKNLREAGKTLPSMHYVDPLGYLEFNYLVKHARGVITDSGGITEETTVLGVPCLTLRDNTERPETVTIGTNELIGTDPRKLPPALTRLMAGQWKSGGIPPLWDGKAAERIVGHLSRLLEGG; this is encoded by the coding sequence ATGAAACGCATTGATCTCATCGCCGGAGCCAGACCCAACTTTATGAAAATTGCGCCGATCATCGACGCCCTGAATGCGGCTCGTTCGAAAGGTGGCCCCCTGCGGTTCAGACTCATCCATACGGGACAACATTATGACCGCGCCATGTCAGGCAGTTTCTTCGAGGAGCTCGGCATTCCGAATCCCGACATGAATCTCGAAGTGGGCTCGGGCACACAAGCGGAGCAGACCGCCGGGATCATGGTAGGTTATGAAAAGGTACTGGCGAAAGAAAAGAGTGATCTCTGCCTGGTGGTGGGAGATGTAACGTCCACCATGGCCTGCTCCATCGTCGCCCGAAAGATGGGCATTCCCGTGGCGCATGTGGAAGGTGGCATCCGTTCACATGACTGGACCATGCCTGAAGAAATCAACCGGGTCGTGACCGATTCGATTACCAATTGGTTTTTTACCACCAGCGACACGGCCAATGACAACCTGCGCCGAGTCGGTGTGACCGATGATCGCATCTTCTTCGTGGGCAACACGATGATCGATACGCTGCTGAAGCAGCTGCCACGATTGCGCCAACCGGCCTGCTGGACGTCGCTCGCCCTGACGCCACAGCAGTACTGCGTCGTAACCCTGCATCGTCCTGCGAATGTCGACGGGGAGCAGCAATTGCTTGGGCTGTTGCAGGCCATCGCCGATGGTACCCAGGGTCTGCCGATCGTCTTTCCTGTGCACCCTCGCACGGCGAAGAATCTTCGCGAAGCAGGGAAAACGCTCCCATCGATGCATTATGTCGACCCGCTGGGGTATCTCGAATTCAACTATCTCGTGAAACATGCCCGCGGTGTGATTACGGATTCGGGTGGGATCACGGAAGAAACCACGGTCTTGGGCGTTCCCTGCCTCACGTTGCGCGATAATACGGAACGGCCCGAAACCGTCACGATCGGCACCAACGAACTCATTGGGACCGACCCCCGCAAGCTGCCTCCGGCATTGACCCGCTTGATGGCCGGCCAGTGGAAATCCGGAGGAATTCCGCCGCTCTGGGACGGAAAAGCAGCCGAGCGAATCGTCGGGCATCTGTCTCGTCTGTTGGAGGGCGGTTGA